GGGCCTGATCGAGGCTCTGGATCGCAAGGGCTGGGCCTACAAGGTGGACGAGGGCGGCGGTGCCTTCTACGGGCCGAAGATCGACCTCAAGATCGAGGATGCGATCGGCCGGATGTGGCAGTGCTCCACGATCCAGCTGGATTTCAACCTGCCCGAGCGCTTCGACCTCCACTACGTGGCCGCCGATGGCTCCCGGCAGCGGCCGATCATGATTCACCGCGCCATCTTCGGCTCGCTGGAACGGTTCTTCGGGATCATGACCGAGAACTACGCCGGCGATTTCCCCTTCTGGCTGGCCCCCGAGCAGATCCGCCTGTTGCCCGTCACCGACGAGGTGCGTCCCTACGCCGAGGAACTGCTGGGTCAGCTCAAGGGCGCCGGCGTGCGCGCCAGCGTCGACCATTCGGGGGATCGCCTCGGCAAGCTGATCCGCAACGGCGAGCAGATGAAGATCCCCGTGCTCGGGGTGATCGGCGCCAAGGAGGCCGAGACGGGGAGCGTGAGCCTGCGCAGCCGTCGGGATGGCGATCTGGGCTGTGTGGCCGCCTCGACCCTGCTGGAGGCCGCCCTGCGGGCCAACCAGGACCGGGCGGCGGGGCTGGCCCTCACGGCCGTCGCCGAAGCCTGAGGATGCACGCAGACGCGCAGCCCCTCAGCCTGCTGGCGGGCGACATCGGTGGCACCAAGACCCTGCTGGCGCTCTACGCCAGCCATGGCGACCAGCTGGAGCTGCAGCGCAGCGAGCGCTACGTCTCGGCCGACTGGCCCGATCTGGCCCCGATGGTGCAGGACTTCCTGGGTGGCGCGTCTCCTCCTGCCGCCGCCTGCTTCGCCGTGGCCGGGCCCGTGGAGGGTGAGCGGGCGCGCCTCACCAACCTGCCCTGGGAACTGTCGGAATCGAACCTCAGCCAACACACCGGCATCGGCCGGGTGGATCTGGTGAACGACTTTGCCGTGCTGATCTACGGCCTGCCCCACCTGCAGCCGCAGCAGCAGGCCTGCATCCATGCAGGCAGCGCCCAGGACGGCGAACCCCTGCTGGTGCTCGGCGCCGGCACCGGCCTGGGGGTGGCCTTCGGGCTGCCGGGCCCGCAGGGGCTCACCGCCGTGGCCAGCGAGGCGGCCCATGCCGAATTCGCGC
This sequence is a window from Cyanobium sp. PCC 7001. Protein-coding genes within it:
- the glk gene encoding glucokinase, whose protein sequence is MHADAQPLSLLAGDIGGTKTLLALYASHGDQLELQRSERYVSADWPDLAPMVQDFLGGASPPAAACFAVAGPVEGERARLTNLPWELSESNLSQHTGIGRVDLVNDFAVLIYGLPHLQPQQQACIHAGSAQDGEPLLVLGAGTGLGVAFGLPGPQGLTAVASEAAHAEFAPRSEQEWALKQWLQRDLGVERLSIERVVSGTGLGHVARWLLQEHDPEGCHPLRQAGDDLPAATAAAAAEGDPIASEALALWLGAYGSVCGDLALAALARGGIWLAGGTAGKLLEPLKGSGFRQAFLAKGRLARLLDAIPITAVIDPAIGQFSAACRARMLVS